AACAGCATAACCGTGGACAAGACGGTGCCGGAATCGCCGCTGTGAAACTGAATACTGAGCCGGGTAACCCCTTCCTTCATCGTATGCGCAGCAATGCACCGCAGCCTATCGCAGATATTTTCTTTAAGATCGGACAGGAAGTACAGGAACTGGAAAAATACCAGCCAGATATCAAACAACACCCGGGATTGATGAAGGGACATCTCCCTTTTCTTGGAGAGCTTTTACTCGGACACCTTCGTTATGGTACGCAGGGAAAGAATAATGTAGAGTTCTGTCACCCTTTTATTAAAAGAGACCTGATGCCGGGTAAGAACCTGGCACTTGCGGGGAACTTTAATTTGGTGAATACAGATGAGTTATTCGATCTCATCAATATGAACCCCGGTGACTTTCAAAAACAGAGTGACCTTGCTGCGATGATGGAAGTGATCCATCATTTTCTGGCCAAAGAAGATGAGCTTCATCCCAATGCAGCGGATCTGAAAAAAGTATTGCAAAAAGCAACGCCTTTGTTTGATGGTGGTTATACCATTGGGGGGCTGCTGGGTAACGGGAGTAGTTTTGTGATGCGAGATGCACATGGTATTCGTCCTGCATATTTTTATATCAATGACGAAGTGATCGTTGCGGCCAGTGAACGCGCAGCCATCAGAACAACTTTCAATGTGGGTGAGAATGAAGTGATGGAATTGATGCCGGGTAAAGCCATTATTGTAGATGATGCAGGAAATTATAGCATCGAACAAATAGTAGAACCCAAAGAAAGAAGAGCTTGTAGTTTTGAACGTATTTATTTTTCACGCGGCAGTGATGAAAAAATTTACCGTGAGAGAATTGCATTGGGTCATCATTTGAGTCAGACAGTATTGGAGCGTATCAACAATGACCTGAAGAATACCATCTTCTCTTATATCCCGAATACTGCAGAAGTTGCTTTTTATGGATTGGTAAAAGGAATGGAAGAATACCTGAACAAGATCAAAGTAGAACGTATTCTTAGTTGGGGTAATGATTTTACGCCGGACAAATTAGAGGAGATGATCACGCGTAAGATCAGACAAGAGAAGATCGCGATCAAAGATGTGAAACTGCGTACATTCATTACCGAAGATGCCAATAGAAATGAAATGGTGCAGCACGTATACGATGTAACATATGGTACAGTGCGTCCGGGAGAAGATACATTGGTGGTGATCGATGATAGCATTGTGCGTGGTACAACCTTGAAAGAAAGTATTGTACGCATGCTGGCGCGATTGAAACCCAAAAAGATCATCGTCGTTTCTTCGGCACCACAGATCCGTTATCCGGATTGTTATGGAATTGATATGAGTAAACTCGGCGATTTCATT
Above is a genomic segment from Sediminibacterium sp. KACHI17 containing:
- a CDS encoding amidophosphoribosyltransferase, whose product is MSDEIKHECGLAYIRLRKPFSYYLQKHGTVTYGLNKLYLLMEKQHNRGQDGAGIAAVKLNTEPGNPFLHRMRSNAPQPIADIFFKIGQEVQELEKYQPDIKQHPGLMKGHLPFLGELLLGHLRYGTQGKNNVEFCHPFIKRDLMPGKNLALAGNFNLVNTDELFDLINMNPGDFQKQSDLAAMMEVIHHFLAKEDELHPNAADLKKVLQKATPLFDGGYTIGGLLGNGSSFVMRDAHGIRPAYFYINDEVIVAASERAAIRTTFNVGENEVMELMPGKAIIVDDAGNYSIEQIVEPKERRACSFERIYFSRGSDEKIYRERIALGHHLSQTVLERINNDLKNTIFSYIPNTAEVAFYGLVKGMEEYLNKIKVERILSWGNDFTPDKLEEMITRKIRQEKIAIKDVKLRTFITEDANRNEMVQHVYDVTYGTVRPGEDTLVVIDDSIVRGTTLKESIVRMLARLKPKKIIVVSSAPQIRYPDCYGIDMSKLGDFIAFRAAIALLKERNMEHVLTEVHEKIKELARAGQLHTENVVRQVYKPFSTEEISEKIAQLITPAEIHIPVEVIYQTIEDLHDSCPTNTGDWYFTGNYPTPGGNKVVNKAFLNFIEGKNVRGY